Genomic window (Lycium barbarum isolate Lr01 chromosome 2, ASM1917538v2, whole genome shotgun sequence):
aAGAGATCCCCGAAGGTCAATGGTGCACGATTTGAAACTCGGTGGACAATGGGCTCGCCCTCTACCTTCCCCATAGTTCGAAACTCGCAGGATCACATAAAGTGATAGGCTGGTTTTAATATTGATAAATCTTACACCTTTAGCTAAagatttaataaatatttgagtaTAGCAAAGTTTAAGGAGGAACGCTTTTAAGATACACAATCAACCAGGCAATGGTATACTGACCAGGTTGAGGAAAGATAAGTGGTTAAACAACAAAAGCCTCAAGGATGAATTCCTCAACATTTTTCAAATCTCTAGTGAGCCAGATTCCACTATCTCTCAGAATAGAGAAGGCAATACCTGgaaccttctttttttttttttttttttttttttgtgtgtgtgatCAAGAAAATATATTTTGATTCATAAACATGGCCGAACTGCTCGTATTCAAGGGGTATACCAAAAGGTAAAGCATCTACAAAACGTGATTCTCTACAAACTCCACCCAGTACATACAACAAGGAACTTTTTGTTCGCaccaaaattaaataaaagagcgGAGACTACTCCTCAACTGAGAGAAACTCGACCCTACACCTTCAGAAGCTTCTCTCTCCAAACTACCCACATTAAAGCAAGTGGAACGTTCCAAGCCCTCCGTCTTCTCCCGCTCTTCCAACTGAGCATCAAATCTTTCATAGTTATTGGCATAACTCAAGGAGTGTCAAACCATCTAACCATGTCTCACCATAACCTCATGGTTAGCCCGCAATGTAAGAGAAGATGGTCCGCATCCTCGCCCGTGTCTCACCATATGACACAAACAACCTTCCGCTTTCTAAGATTTTCCGTTGTCAAAATCACCTCTCTAGTAGCTAGCCAAGTGAAAAAGCACACCTTCCTCGGCATCCTTGGTATCCAAATTGCATTACATGGAAAAACCAACTCCTCCCTAACCAAATGTTTCTCTTAAAAGGTCTTCACCGAGAACACTCTATTATTTCCCAGAAGACACCACCAACATCGAAATTATCAACCAGATTGACTTGCCTATGACATTTAGATCAATATAGTACCAGCCACAAGACCAAAAGAGTACTTGTATCAAACTTGATCAAATAAAAGCAATTCGATAAtttacttatcaaaaaaaaataaaaaatgataatCTGCTGAACACTTTGAAGCAGCGCAACTGGGGTCTGAGGCATGTACAATGAAACCATCAAGTGCTTACTTCCAGTAACCAACCTAATCTCAATCCCTCTAATTAGTGACCGTCATTTATTAGCAAGTTGAAGCAGCAAAAATAGGAAGGTAAAACCAAAACCCTAACAAGGGATTAAACCCAACCACCTTAGATTTCTTTCAGTTGCTATTCCTCTAATTTTAGTATTATTCTTGTATTTTCTTATTCTTAGATTTCAATTACTACCTGTTGTTTCTTTAGCCTCGATTACCTTATTATCTTGCTGTTATTTTTGCTTGTTGCTACTgcctctttttcttctttctttgagTCCGGGGTAtctcggaaacaacctctctaccttgaggtaaggtctgcatacacatTACCCTCCCCAGGCTCCACTTGcgggattacactgggtttgttgttgttgctattcCTCTAATTAGTGACCATTTCTCATCCAGAAAAGTACAGAAGAATCATAAAATCATTGATACAAGCCAAACCCACAAAATAACTTGCTACACACCTAATTTATCAAATTCCCAGAAAGCCTAAATGCTATAATTCCAACAAAAACATTCCATACAAACTCCTATATACAAAGAACCACAGAtagaaaaaagcaaaaaaaatagCCATACCAGAAGAAGATGTATTGGTTTGGACTTCACCATAGATTGCTTTAATCTTGGAAAGTGGAACAATAGCATTAGGTAAATCAGCTTCAGCAAAAAGCTGTTGCTTCCAATCCCACATAGTTTTCTTCATGGATTTATTAGAATTAAGCAAAGACTCTTTTTCTGTTTCAAGAACTTGGATGATGTTTTGTTGGTGTACTGATCTCACACATAGCAATCCAAATGCACCCAATAGAACTACGTTCAACACTTTGTTGCTGTTTAGAGCTTTGTTCAATGCGTCACCCACTTTGTTTGCCAACTCCATACCCTATTTGTTGCTCAAGGAACTCGCTAACTGATATGCTATTGCCCGATGACTTTGTTTCTTTTAGCCTGGTTTTGATTACTATGATGGTTTTTCTAATTAATTTATTTTGCATTTTTTCTGATTTCTTGATAACTTTTAACTTTATTGTTTTAAATTTTATGAAAAGAAATATTTTAGATGTATAAATATTACTCCGTCCGTCAtgtcataaagttaaattatttttaaatataaaagtgTGTCAATTTTTTTAGgataaattaataaataaagtaagataatctttttgagacggagggagtataaa
Coding sequences:
- the LOC132627009 gene encoding uncharacterized protein LOC132627009, which codes for MELANKVGDALNKALNSNKVLNVVLLGAFGLLCVRSVHQQNIIQVLETEKESLLNSNKSMKKTMWDWKQQLFAEADLPNAIVPLSKIKAIYGEVQTNTSSSGGDAQKGDGKSPAPAFVV